In a genomic window of Amblyomma americanum isolate KBUSLIRL-KWMA chromosome 4, ASM5285725v1, whole genome shotgun sequence:
- the LOC144128319 gene encoding alpha-tocopherol transfer protein-like produces MTGIDKTEHPEVEKKYLEQLRHLLKEEAGLRDAPSDDALLMFLRGRKYNVRKSLKTIRNYFRVRRDMPEYFDNLTPSSIPYQKVFYDNKLIMHATERDPEGRAVGILKLGSWSTDICTMDNLVRCLLLAAECSLLEADAQVRGVVGVIDLQGLGAHHLMHLTPWFVRRIITIAQASTIS; encoded by the exons ATGACAGGGATAGACAAAACAGAACACCCCGAGGTCGAGAAAAAGTACCTGGAACAACTGCGGCACCTGCTCAAAG aagagGCCGGCTTACGTGATGCTCCAAGTGACGATGCACTGCTCATGTTCCTTCGCGGTCGGAAATACAATGTCAGGAAATCCTTGAAGACAATCAGGAACTACTTCCGGGTGCGCAGGGACATGCCAGAGTATTTCGACAACCTGACTCCATCAAGCATCCCGTACCAAAAGGTGTTTTACGACAACAAGCTCATAATGCACGCGACAGAGAGAGACCCGGAAGGCAGAGCGGTTGGGATCCTTAAGCTTG GTTCTTGGAGTACCGACATCTGCACTATGGACAACCTAGTGAGGTGCCTCTTGTTGGCTGCTGAGTGCAGCCTGCTAGAAGCAGACGCCCAGGTACGTGGCGTCGTGGGCGTCATTGATCTCCAAGGGTTAGGCGCTCATCACCTGATGCATCTCACGCCTTGGTTCGTGCGAAGGATCATCACAATTGCTCAGGCAAGTACAATATCGTAG